A stretch of Acidovorax sp. RAC01 DNA encodes these proteins:
- a CDS encoding DNA internalization-related competence protein ComEC/Rec2: MGDGDNGDVPEDFAWRIWPVPAWLGGLVAGAALQLQQPALWREWAYVALLATGAGGALACRAAARSRGAMRWRHAVQGLALLAGLALMFAVCGLRAHSTLADRLDPALEGRDIRITAVVAAMPQVTEAGTRLRLRVGSAQLDGAPVRLPPLIDVAWYAGAFREAAGEVALQRQPQPLRAGERWEMTVRLKAPHGLRNPHGFDFELWAWEQGVQATGYVRAGVRDVAPVRVAATWQHPVEQARQAVRDAIVERLVHAGDADDPTRARIAGVVAALVTGDQRAIDRADWDVFRATGVAHLMSISGLHITLFAWLAALCVGALWRRSARLCLAVPAPSAALVAGVVLAAAYAVFSGWGVPAQRTVIMLGTMALLSLSGRRWPWPQVWLLACAAVVVVDPWALAQPGFWLSFVAVGILFATGSIAAESINTSHWRHFHALFREQWVVTLALTPLTLLLFGQVSVVGFAANLVAIPWVTLVVTPLALGGVVWAPLWSLAALSLQPLAALLQWLAQWPWAVVFVPAAPWWAGAAAVGAGVLLAMRLPWRLRLLALPLLLPVVGWQPVRPAAGQFELLAADIGQGNAVLVRTATHTLLYDAGPRFSRESDAGHRVLVPLLRALGEKVDVVMLSHRDADHTGGAAAVLAQQPHARVMGSLEADNALQSVRPVAPCLAGQRWQWDGVDFEVLHPRAGDEATASKPNALSCVLRVSAPAGTAGAGASALLVGDIEAAQEAALLARAAPSLRADWLLVPHHGSKTSSTAAFLDAVQPRTALVQAGYRNRFGHPAAEVTARYRERGVALVESSVCGAATWRSAAPDGHQCERDHNRRYWHHSAKD, encoded by the coding sequence ATGGGTGATGGGGATAACGGCGATGTGCCGGAGGACTTTGCCTGGCGCATCTGGCCGGTGCCGGCATGGCTGGGGGGCCTGGTGGCGGGGGCGGCGCTGCAGTTGCAGCAGCCCGCGCTCTGGCGAGAATGGGCGTACGTTGCCCTGCTGGCCACGGGTGCCGGCGGGGCGCTGGCATGCCGTGCGGCGGCGCGCAGCCGGGGGGCCATGCGGTGGCGCCACGCAGTGCAGGGCCTGGCGCTGCTGGCAGGCCTGGCGCTGATGTTTGCGGTGTGCGGCCTGCGTGCCCACAGTACGCTGGCCGACCGGCTGGACCCCGCGCTGGAGGGGCGCGACATCCGCATCACGGCCGTGGTGGCGGCCATGCCCCAGGTCACCGAGGCCGGCACGCGGCTGCGTCTGCGTGTGGGGTCAGCACAGCTTGACGGGGCGCCTGTGCGCCTGCCGCCGCTGATTGATGTGGCCTGGTATGCGGGCGCGTTCCGCGAAGCGGCGGGCGAGGTGGCGCTGCAGCGGCAACCGCAGCCCCTGCGTGCCGGCGAACGGTGGGAGATGACGGTGCGCCTGAAGGCACCGCATGGCCTGCGCAATCCGCACGGGTTCGACTTTGAGCTGTGGGCCTGGGAGCAGGGGGTGCAGGCCACCGGCTACGTGCGCGCCGGCGTGCGCGATGTGGCTCCGGTGCGGGTTGCCGCCACCTGGCAGCACCCGGTGGAGCAGGCCCGGCAGGCGGTGCGCGACGCCATCGTGGAGCGCCTGGTCCACGCGGGCGACGCCGACGACCCCACCCGTGCCCGCATCGCTGGCGTGGTGGCCGCCCTTGTCACGGGCGACCAGCGCGCCATCGACCGGGCCGACTGGGATGTGTTCCGTGCCACGGGCGTTGCGCACCTGATGAGCATTTCCGGTCTGCACATCACGCTGTTTGCCTGGCTGGCGGCGCTGTGCGTGGGCGCGTTGTGGCGGCGGTCCGCGCGGCTGTGCCTGGCGGTGCCCGCGCCCTCGGCAGCGCTTGTGGCCGGGGTGGTGCTCGCGGCGGCGTATGCCGTGTTCAGCGGCTGGGGCGTGCCCGCGCAGCGCACGGTGATCATGCTCGGCACGATGGCGCTGCTGTCGCTCAGCGGGCGCCGCTGGCCGTGGCCGCAGGTGTGGCTGCTGGCTTGCGCCGCCGTGGTGGTGGTGGACCCGTGGGCGCTGGCCCAGCCGGGGTTCTGGCTGAGCTTTGTGGCCGTGGGCATCCTGTTTGCTACAGGTTCCATAGCTGCTGAATCAATAAATACAAGCCACTGGCGGCATTTTCATGCACTTTTTCGGGAGCAATGGGTGGTCACGCTCGCTCTCACGCCGCTCACGCTGCTGCTGTTTGGCCAGGTATCGGTGGTGGGCTTTGCCGCCAATCTGGTGGCCATACCGTGGGTGACGCTGGTGGTCACGCCACTGGCGCTGGGCGGCGTGGTCTGGGCGCCCCTGTGGAGCCTGGCCGCACTCAGTCTCCAGCCGCTGGCTGCGTTGCTGCAGTGGCTGGCGCAGTGGCCGTGGGCCGTGGTCTTTGTGCCTGCTGCCCCGTGGTGGGCGGGCGCGGCGGCTGTGGGTGCTGGGGTGCTGCTGGCCATGCGCCTGCCGTGGCGGCTGCGGCTCTTGGCCCTGCCGCTGTTGTTGCCCGTGGTGGGCTGGCAGCCTGTGCGGCCCGCTGCCGGGCAGTTCGAGCTGCTGGCGGCCGACATTGGCCAGGGCAATGCGGTGCTGGTGCGCACGGCCACGCACACCCTGCTGTACGACGCGGGGCCCCGGTTCAGCCGCGAAAGCGATGCCGGCCACCGGGTGCTGGTGCCGCTGCTGCGCGCTTTGGGGGAGAAGGTGGATGTGGTGATGCTCAGCCACCGGGATGCCGACCACACGGGCGGCGCTGCCGCCGTGCTGGCGCAGCAGCCGCACGCCCGCGTCATGGGATCGCTGGAGGCCGACAACGCCCTGCAGTCGGTGCGCCCGGTGGCGCCGTGCCTTGCAGGCCAGCGCTGGCAGTGGGACGGCGTGGATTTTGAGGTGCTGCACCCGCGCGCCGGGGACGAGGCCACCGCCAGCAAGCCCAATGCGCTCAGCTGCGTGCTGCGCGTGTCGGCCCCCGCCGGCACGGCGGGCGCCGGGGCCAGCGCCCTGCTGGTGGGCGACATCGAGGCAGCGCAGGAGGCCGCCCTGCTGGCACGCGCCGCGCCGTCGCTCAGGGCCGACTGGCTGCTGGTGCCGCATCACGGCAGCAAGACATCGTCCACGGCGGCCTTTCTGGATGCCGTTCAGCCACGCACCGCCTTGGTGCAAGCCGGCTACCGCAACCGCTTCGGGCATCCTGCCGCCGAAGTGACGGCGCGCTACCGCGAGCGGGGCGTTGCGCTGGTGGAGTCGTCGGTGTGCGGCGCAGCCACCTGGCGGTCTGCGGCGCCGGACGGGCACCAGTGCGAGCGCGATCACAACCGCCGGTACTGGCACCACAGCGCGAAAGACTGA
- a CDS encoding DNA topoisomerase IV subunit B, with translation MSAKPSSVSASEYSEGSIRVLKGLEPVKQRPGMYTRTDNPLHIIQEVLDNAADEALAGHGKKIKVTLHADGSVSIEDDGRGIPFGMHPEENAPVIELVFTRLHAGGKFDKGKGGAYSFSGGLHGVGVSVTNALATRLEATSHREGQSARLVFSAGDVIEPLVARPLEAGERKQGTTVRVWPDAKYFESSALPMGELTHLLRSKAVLMPGVSVSLINEKTRDTQTWQYKGGLRDYLMQTLNGEPVIPLFEGEGFADRNNESFAEGEGASWCVAFTEDGQPVRESYVNLIPTSAGGTHESGLRDGLFNAVKSFIELHSLLPKGVKLLPEDVFARASYVLSAKVLDPQFQGQIKERLNSRDAVRLVSGFVRPALELWLNQHVEYGKKLAELAIKAAQTRQKAGQKVEKRKGSGVAVLPGKLTDCESRDLAHNEVFLVEGDSAGGSAKMGRDKESQAILPLRGKVLNTWEVERDRLFANNEIHDISVAIGVDPHGPNDTPDLSGLRYGKVCILSDADVDGSHIQVLLLTLFFRHFPKLIEAGHIYVARPPLFRVDVPARGKKPAAKMYALDEGELTAILDKCAKDGVPKEKCQISRFKGLGEMNAEQLWETTLNPDTRRLLPVQLGDMDFAATEGLITKLMGKGEAAARRELMELHGDDVEVDI, from the coding sequence ATGTCTGCCAAACCGTCTTCTGTTTCTGCCAGCGAATACTCCGAAGGTTCGATCCGCGTGCTCAAGGGCCTGGAGCCCGTCAAGCAGCGCCCGGGCATGTACACCCGCACCGACAACCCCCTGCACATCATCCAGGAAGTGCTGGACAACGCCGCCGACGAGGCGCTGGCCGGCCACGGCAAGAAGATCAAGGTCACGCTGCACGCCGATGGCTCGGTCAGCATCGAGGACGACGGCCGCGGCATCCCGTTCGGCATGCACCCCGAGGAAAACGCGCCCGTGATCGAGCTGGTGTTCACCCGCCTGCACGCGGGTGGCAAGTTCGACAAGGGCAAGGGCGGCGCCTACAGCTTCTCGGGCGGCCTGCACGGCGTGGGCGTGAGCGTGACCAACGCCCTGGCCACGCGGCTCGAGGCCACCAGCCATCGCGAAGGGCAGTCGGCCCGCCTGGTGTTTTCGGCCGGCGATGTGATCGAGCCCCTGGTGGCACGCCCGCTGGAGGCCGGCGAGCGCAAGCAGGGCACCACGGTGCGTGTGTGGCCCGACGCCAAATACTTTGAATCGAGCGCGCTGCCCATGGGCGAGCTCACGCACCTGCTGCGCAGCAAGGCGGTACTGATGCCCGGTGTGTCAGTCTCGCTCATCAACGAGAAGACGCGCGACACGCAAACCTGGCAGTACAAGGGCGGCCTGCGCGACTACCTGATGCAGACGCTCAACGGCGAGCCCGTCATCCCGCTGTTTGAAGGCGAGGGCTTTGCCGACCGCAACAACGAGAGCTTTGCCGAAGGCGAGGGCGCATCGTGGTGCGTGGCCTTCACCGAAGACGGCCAGCCCGTGCGCGAGAGTTACGTCAACCTGATCCCCACCAGCGCGGGCGGCACGCACGAAAGCGGCCTGCGCGACGGCCTGTTCAACGCCGTCAAGAGCTTCATCGAACTGCATAGCCTGCTGCCCAAGGGCGTGAAGCTGCTGCCCGAAGACGTGTTTGCGCGCGCCAGCTACGTGCTGAGCGCCAAGGTGCTGGACCCGCAGTTCCAGGGCCAGATCAAGGAGCGGCTGAACTCGCGCGACGCGGTGCGCCTGGTCAGCGGCTTCGTGCGCCCGGCGCTCGAACTCTGGCTCAACCAGCATGTGGAATACGGCAAGAAGCTGGCCGAACTGGCCATCAAGGCCGCGCAAACCCGCCAGAAGGCCGGCCAGAAGGTCGAAAAGCGCAAGGGCTCGGGCGTGGCCGTGTTGCCCGGCAAGCTCACCGACTGCGAAAGCCGCGACCTGGCCCACAACGAGGTGTTCCTGGTTGAGGGCGACTCGGCCGGCGGCAGCGCCAAGATGGGCCGCGACAAGGAAAGCCAGGCCATCCTGCCGCTGCGCGGCAAGGTGCTCAACACCTGGGAGGTCGAGCGCGACCGGCTGTTTGCCAACAACGAAATCCACGACATCTCGGTGGCCATCGGCGTGGACCCGCATGGGCCGAACGACACACCCGACCTCTCGGGCCTGCGCTACGGCAAGGTCTGCATCCTGAGCGATGCGGACGTGGACGGCTCGCACATCCAGGTGCTGCTGCTCACGCTGTTCTTTCGCCATTTCCCCAAGCTCATCGAGGCGGGTCACATCTATGTGGCGCGCCCGCCGCTGTTCCGCGTGGACGTGCCTGCGCGTGGCAAGAAACCTGCCGCCAAGATGTATGCGCTGGACGAGGGCGAGCTCACGGCCATCCTCGACAAATGCGCCAAGGACGGCGTGCCCAAGGAGAAGTGCCAGATCAGCCGCTTCAAGGGCCTGGGCGAGATGAACGCGGAACAACTGTGGGAAACCACGCTCAACCCCGACACCCGCCGCCTGCTGCCGGTACAGCTGGGCGACATGGACTTTGCCGCCACCGAAGGCCTCATCACCAAGCTCATGGGCAAGGGTGAAGCCGCCGCCCGCCGCGAGCTGATGGAGCTGCATGGCGACGACGTCGAGGTGGACATCTGA
- a CDS encoding lytic transglycosylase domain-containing protein, giving the protein MNLIQKRLCRMFCLGLLLSILQQSAFADLWARVDERGVTHFAAEQVDSRYQLFFKGTEFDSTRDLAAGPGSRALSVPPAGAQLLAFFDVAPGYKRVKHHLRAASSQHGVDYELLQAVIATESGFDASAISPKGAVGLMQVMPATASRFGVSADARRTVEQKLADPAVNVPAGTRYLRHLLDMFAGRTDLALAAYNAGEGAVQRAGNQIPAFRETQNYVRTVMGLYAQLKPPAAVQAQRAATGRVRMELQGGAVNRGNLPGAVPALQGSVPSRERDPRTVTNE; this is encoded by the coding sequence ATGAATCTGATCCAAAAACGCCTCTGTCGCATGTTCTGCTTGGGTTTGTTGCTATCTATTTTGCAGCAATCGGCCTTCGCAGACCTGTGGGCGCGCGTGGATGAGCGCGGCGTGACGCATTTCGCAGCCGAGCAGGTGGACAGCCGCTACCAGCTTTTCTTCAAGGGCACCGAGTTCGACTCGACGCGCGACCTGGCGGCAGGCCCGGGCTCCAGGGCGTTATCGGTGCCCCCGGCGGGCGCGCAGTTGCTGGCGTTTTTCGATGTGGCGCCTGGCTACAAGCGCGTCAAACACCACCTGCGGGCGGCGTCCAGCCAGCATGGGGTGGACTACGAGCTGCTGCAGGCGGTGATCGCGACCGAATCGGGCTTTGACGCCAGTGCCATATCGCCCAAGGGCGCCGTCGGCCTCATGCAGGTCATGCCCGCCACCGCCAGCCGTTTTGGCGTGAGCGCGGATGCACGCCGCACCGTCGAGCAAAAGCTGGCCGACCCCGCGGTGAACGTGCCCGCCGGTACGCGCTACCTGCGCCACCTGCTGGACATGTTTGCGGGCCGTACCGACCTGGCCCTGGCCGCCTACAACGCCGGCGAGGGCGCGGTGCAGCGGGCGGGCAACCAGATCCCGGCCTTCAGGGAAACGCAGAACTACGTGCGCACCGTGATGGGCCTGTACGCGCAGCTCAAGCCGCCCGCTGCCGTGCAGGCCCAGCGCGCCGCCACCGGCCGGGTGCGCATGGAACTGCAGGGCGGCGCTGTCAACCGCGGCAATTTGCCGGGCGCCGTACCGGCGCTACAGGGCTCCGTGCCTTCCCGTGAACGTGATCCAAGAACCGTAACCAACGAATGA
- the parC gene encoding DNA topoisomerase IV subunit A, which yields MSDQPTLDFTTAGDDGGDSLGLAGYAQRAYLEYALSVVKGRALPDVCDGLKPVQRRILYSMDRMGLGYSGPTRNTAAKPVKSARVVGDVLGRFHPHGDQSAYDALVRMAQDFAQRYPLIDGQGNFGSRDGDGAAAMRYTEARLSRITSLLLDEIDEGTVDFMPNYDGSTQEPRQLPARLPFALLNGASGIAVGLATEIPSHNLREIADACIALIKTPSLSPEDLLAIVPGPDYPGGGQIISSPGDIADAYRTGRGSLKVRARWKIEDMARGQWQLVVTELPPGVSTQRVLEEIEEITNPKVKAGKKALSQDQTQLKASMLAVLDVVRDESSKDAPVRLVFEPKTGKTPQQELITALLAHTSLETSAPINLTMVGLDGKPVQKSLRQMLEEWIAFRQTTITRRSQHRLDKVLDRIHILEGRQTVLLNIDEVIAIIRAAEEPKAALIARFNLSDRQAEDILEIRLRQLARLEAIKIEQELKELRESQGKLEDILNNPGSLRRTMVKEIEADAKTFADPRRTLIQAEKKAVAEVKVVDEPVTVVVSQKGWVRARNGHGHEAASFAFKAGDGLYRTFECRTVDTLLVFGSNGRVYSVPVAALPGGRGDGQPVTTLIELESGTQLLHYFAGPAQAQLLLASSAGYGFVAAVESMVSRQKGGKAFVTLGDGETLCAPSHAAGTTGSQPLAPATHVACASTGGRILTFEISELKTLANGGRGLMLIDLEPKDTLAGAAAYTRSIRIDGIGRGGKERDETLEIRSLNNARAPRGRKGKAADLGFKPATVTRVE from the coding sequence ATGAGCGACCAACCCACTCTCGATTTCACGACCGCCGGCGACGACGGCGGCGACTCCCTGGGCCTGGCGGGCTACGCCCAGCGCGCGTACCTGGAATATGCGCTGTCGGTCGTCAAGGGCCGCGCGCTGCCCGATGTGTGCGACGGCTTGAAGCCCGTGCAGCGTCGCATCCTGTATTCGATGGACCGCATGGGCCTGGGCTACAGCGGCCCCACGCGCAACACGGCGGCCAAGCCGGTCAAAAGCGCCCGCGTGGTGGGCGACGTGCTGGGCCGCTTCCACCCGCACGGCGACCAGTCGGCCTACGACGCGCTCGTGCGCATGGCGCAGGACTTTGCCCAGCGCTACCCGCTGATCGACGGCCAGGGCAACTTCGGCAGCCGTGATGGCGATGGCGCAGCCGCCATGCGCTACACCGAGGCCCGCCTGTCGCGCATCACCAGCCTGCTGCTCGATGAAATCGACGAAGGCACGGTCGACTTCATGCCCAACTACGACGGCAGCACACAGGAGCCGCGCCAGCTGCCCGCCCGCCTGCCGTTCGCGTTGCTCAATGGCGCCAGCGGCATTGCCGTGGGCCTGGCCACCGAGATCCCCAGCCACAACCTGCGAGAGATTGCCGACGCCTGCATCGCGCTCATCAAGACGCCGTCGCTCAGCCCCGAAGACCTGCTGGCCATCGTGCCCGGGCCCGACTACCCCGGCGGTGGCCAGATCATCAGCAGCCCCGGCGACATTGCCGACGCCTACCGCACGGGCCGCGGCAGTCTCAAGGTGCGCGCACGCTGGAAGATCGAGGATATGGCGCGCGGCCAGTGGCAGCTGGTGGTCACCGAGCTGCCACCGGGCGTGAGCACCCAGCGCGTGCTGGAAGAAATCGAAGAAATCACCAACCCCAAGGTCAAGGCCGGCAAGAAGGCGCTGAGCCAGGACCAGACGCAACTGAAGGCCAGCATGCTGGCCGTGCTGGACGTGGTGCGCGACGAGTCGAGCAAGGACGCCCCGGTGCGCCTGGTGTTCGAGCCCAAGACCGGCAAGACCCCGCAGCAGGAGCTGATCACCGCGCTGCTGGCGCACACCAGCCTGGAAACGTCGGCGCCCATCAACCTGACCATGGTCGGGCTCGACGGCAAGCCGGTGCAGAAGTCGCTGCGGCAGATGCTGGAAGAGTGGATTGCCTTCCGCCAGACCACCATCACCCGGCGCAGCCAGCACCGGCTCGACAAGGTGCTGGACCGCATCCACATCCTCGAAGGGCGGCAGACCGTGCTGCTCAACATCGACGAGGTGATCGCCATCATCCGCGCGGCCGAGGAGCCCAAGGCCGCGCTGATTGCGCGCTTCAACTTGAGCGACCGGCAGGCCGAGGACATCCTGGAAATCCGCCTGCGCCAGCTTGCGCGGCTCGAAGCCATCAAGATCGAGCAGGAGCTGAAAGAGCTGCGCGAAAGCCAGGGCAAGCTCGAAGATATTTTGAACAACCCCGGCTCGCTGCGCCGCACCATGGTCAAGGAGATCGAGGCCGACGCCAAGACTTTTGCCGACCCGCGCCGCACGCTGATCCAGGCCGAAAAAAAGGCCGTGGCCGAAGTCAAGGTGGTGGACGAGCCCGTGACGGTGGTCGTATCGCAAAAGGGCTGGGTGCGCGCGCGCAACGGCCACGGCCACGAGGCGGCCAGCTTTGCCTTCAAGGCAGGCGATGGCCTGTACCGCACGTTTGAGTGCCGCACCGTCGATACGCTGCTGGTGTTTGGCAGCAATGGCCGGGTGTATTCGGTGCCCGTGGCGGCGCTGCCGGGCGGGCGGGGCGATGGCCAGCCGGTGACCACGCTGATCGAGCTGGAATCTGGCACGCAGTTGCTGCACTACTTTGCAGGCCCCGCGCAGGCGCAGTTGCTGCTGGCCAGCTCGGCCGGGTACGGCTTTGTGGCAGCGGTCGAAAGCATGGTCTCGCGCCAGAAGGGCGGCAAGGCCTTTGTGACGCTGGGCGATGGCGAGACGCTGTGCGCGCCGTCGCACGCCGCGGGCACCACGGGCAGCCAGCCGCTCGCGCCCGCCACGCATGTGGCCTGTGCCTCCACGGGCGGGCGCATCCTGACCTTCGAGATCAGCGAACTCAAGACGCTGGCCAACGGCGGGCGCGGCCTGATGCTGATCGACCTGGAGCCCAAGGACACGCTGGCGGGCGCTGCGGCCTACACGCGCAGTATCCGCATCGACGGGATCGGCCGGGGCGGCAAAGAGCGCGACGAGACGCTGGAGATCCGCTCGCTGAACAACGCCCGCGCACCGCGCGGCCGCAAGGGCAAAGCTGCCGACCTGGGCTTCAAGCCCGCTACGGTGACGCGCGTGGAGTGA
- a CDS encoding methyl-accepting chemotaxis protein → MAQKLWLAVVLIVVMQVAVVGFAAYRSATVQAQSDAANRDMDARVQAALRWTGLTETNAARTQALIVSSDPAVEAEFKDLIASTSAQITEVQKSLESMALSDADKAQMAKIAQARKLMVDLRGQARKLKADNQQDQAVALIQQSYNPAVAAYIATLRDFVKQQQDTALAIQKEIAASRMWTVKVGAAAVLLMLLAIVGGAYFLIGSIQRPLEQASVLAARIAEGDLSARDTVTRGDEFGDLLRALYQMSDALGRMVHQVRQSTDSIAIASAEIATGNHDLSARTEQTSSNLQHTAAAMEQFTSTIQQSASSAQQASSLAAGATGVARRGGEVVTQVVSTMEDINHSSKKISDIIGVIDGIAFQTNILALNAAVEAARAGEQGRGFAVVASEVRSLAGRSADAAKEIKQLINASVEKVETGSRLVTDAGTTMNDIVQSVQRVTDMIGEITAASSEQSAGVGQVNQAIGNLDQMTQQNAALVEESAAAAQSLREQAEQLAQVVSRFKVDASGYGMAHAAPAPAPAVAPPPPRAAASLAQPSAKPLPGLRPKAASAASKKRAAASAPAAIAAPPASGGGSASRAAPGGGADADWESF, encoded by the coding sequence ATGGCCCAGAAACTCTGGCTGGCCGTGGTGCTCATCGTGGTGATGCAGGTCGCTGTGGTAGGTTTTGCGGCGTACCGTTCGGCGACCGTGCAGGCCCAGTCCGATGCGGCCAACCGCGACATGGATGCGCGCGTGCAGGCTGCGCTGCGCTGGACGGGCCTGACCGAGACCAATGCGGCCCGCACGCAGGCTCTCATTGTCAGCAGCGACCCCGCGGTCGAAGCCGAATTCAAGGACCTGATCGCCTCGACCTCCGCCCAGATCACGGAAGTGCAGAAGTCGCTGGAGTCCATGGCCCTGTCCGACGCGGACAAGGCCCAGATGGCCAAGATTGCGCAGGCGCGCAAGCTCATGGTGGACCTGCGCGGCCAGGCGCGCAAACTCAAGGCAGACAACCAGCAGGACCAGGCCGTTGCCCTGATACAGCAGTCGTACAACCCGGCCGTGGCTGCCTACATTGCCACGCTGCGCGACTTTGTGAAGCAGCAGCAGGACACGGCCCTGGCGATCCAGAAGGAGATTGCCGCATCGCGCATGTGGACGGTGAAGGTCGGGGCGGCGGCTGTGCTGCTGATGTTGCTGGCCATCGTCGGGGGTGCCTATTTTCTGATCGGCAGCATCCAGCGGCCCCTGGAACAGGCGAGCGTGCTGGCCGCGAGGATTGCCGAAGGTGACCTGAGCGCACGCGATACCGTCACGCGCGGTGACGAGTTTGGTGACCTGCTGCGCGCCCTGTACCAGATGAGCGACGCGCTGGGCCGCATGGTCCACCAGGTGCGCCAGAGCACCGACAGCATTGCCATTGCCAGTGCGGAGATCGCCACCGGCAACCACGACCTCTCGGCCCGCACCGAGCAGACATCCAGCAACCTGCAGCATACGGCTGCAGCCATGGAGCAGTTCACCAGCACCATCCAGCAAAGCGCCAGCAGCGCGCAGCAAGCCAGCAGCCTGGCGGCGGGTGCCACCGGTGTGGCCCGCCGCGGTGGCGAAGTGGTGACGCAGGTGGTGTCCACCATGGAGGACATCAACCACAGCAGCAAGAAGATCTCGGACATTATCGGCGTGATCGACGGCATTGCCTTCCAGACCAACATCCTGGCGCTGAACGCCGCGGTGGAGGCAGCCCGGGCTGGGGAGCAGGGCCGCGGCTTTGCGGTGGTGGCCAGCGAAGTGCGCAGCCTGGCCGGGCGCAGTGCCGATGCGGCCAAGGAGATCAAGCAGCTGATCAATGCCTCGGTCGAAAAGGTGGAAACCGGTTCGCGCCTGGTGACCGACGCGGGTACGACCATGAACGACATCGTGCAGTCGGTGCAGCGCGTGACCGACATGATCGGCGAGATCACGGCCGCATCGTCCGAGCAGAGCGCCGGGGTGGGGCAGGTCAACCAGGCCATCGGCAACCTCGACCAGATGACCCAGCAAAACGCCGCGCTGGTGGAGGAAAGTGCCGCGGCAGCGCAGAGCCTGCGGGAACAGGCCGAGCAGCTGGCCCAGGTGGTGTCGCGCTTCAAGGTGGATGCATCGGGCTACGGCATGGCACATGCTGCACCAGCGCCAGCCCCCGCGGTGGCACCTCCACCGCCCCGGGCGGCTGCAAGCCTCGCCCAGCCTTCGGCAAAACCGCTGCCAGGGCTGCGGCCCAAGGCCGCGTCGGCCGCCAGCAAGAAGAGGGCAGCTGCGAGCGCGCCTGCGGCCATCGCAGCGCCGCCTGCATCGGGCGGTGGCAGCGCGTCACGCGCCGCGCCGGGGGGCGGGGCGGATGCAGACTGGGAATCGTTCTGA
- a CDS encoding RidA family protein produces the protein MSVYDKLTELGITLPPVSVPAAAYVPYVQTGKLVFLSGHIARKDGKPWAAQFGRDISTEEGKAAARAVAIDLMGTLQAACGGDLNKVQRIVKVMSLVNSTGDFTEQHLVTNGASELLGQVFGENGVHARSAFGVAQIPMGACVEIELIAELA, from the coding sequence ATGAGCGTTTACGACAAGCTGACCGAACTCGGCATCACCCTGCCCCCCGTCTCCGTGCCCGCCGCCGCGTACGTGCCGTATGTGCAGACCGGCAAGCTGGTGTTCCTGTCCGGACACATCGCCCGCAAGGACGGCAAGCCCTGGGCGGCGCAGTTTGGCCGCGACATCAGCACCGAAGAAGGCAAGGCCGCCGCGCGCGCCGTGGCCATCGACCTGATGGGCACCCTGCAGGCCGCCTGCGGTGGCGACCTGAACAAGGTGCAGCGCATCGTCAAGGTGATGAGCCTGGTGAACTCCACCGGTGACTTCACCGAACAGCATCTGGTGACCAACGGCGCCAGCGAGCTGCTGGGCCAGGTCTTCGGTGAAAATGGCGTCCACGCACGCAGCGCGTTTGGCGTGGCGCAGATTCCCATGGGCGCCTGTGTCGAGATCGAACTGATCGCCGAACTGGCCTGA